From Lentimicrobiaceae bacterium, the proteins below share one genomic window:
- a CDS encoding NADH-quinone oxidoreductase subunit M, whose translation MNILHYLILIPVLTIIGIMFCKDNKQVRVVSAIGMSFQLITAITLVIQFLSLRNAGYTAEMLFLEDHTWYESLNIHYTIGVDGISVAMIALTSIVLFAGVFASWNIIDLPREFFVSLILLATGVFGFFISLDIFTMFMYYELAVIPMYLLIGIWGTGPREYSAMKLTLMLMGGSAFILVGILGIYFNSAPGGGPLTFNLLDISKITIPIEAQRFFFPITFVGFGVLGALFPFHTWSPDGHASAPTAVSMLHAGVLMKLGGYGAFRVAMFLMPEAAQEMGWIFIILTSISVVYGAFGAVVQKDLKYINAYSSVSHCGLVLFAILMMNQTAMNGAIIQMISHGIMTALFFALIGMIYGRTHTRMINEMGGLMKVMPFLSVAYVIAGLASLGLPGFSGFVAEMTIFVGAFQHTDTFHRVVTILACSSIVITAVYILRVVGTLLLGPIRNDEFNHLTDARWHEKLTVTVLIVSITGIGLAPLWLSEMINNGLHPIVTKIGMAGLQLLGLNF comes from the coding sequence ATGAATATATTACACTATTTGATTCTTATCCCGGTTTTGACCATCATCGGTATCATGTTTTGCAAAGACAATAAGCAGGTACGGGTAGTATCGGCTATTGGAATGAGTTTCCAGCTAATAACTGCCATTACACTGGTTATACAGTTTCTTTCTTTAAGAAATGCAGGCTATACAGCCGAAATGCTTTTTTTAGAAGACCATACCTGGTATGAAAGTCTGAATATCCATTATACTATTGGTGTTGATGGAATTTCTGTTGCGATGATTGCCTTGACTTCCATTGTTCTTTTTGCAGGAGTATTTGCATCCTGGAATATAATAGATTTACCCCGTGAATTTTTTGTTTCACTGATTCTGCTTGCCACCGGAGTATTTGGTTTTTTTATTTCACTGGATATTTTTACCATGTTTATGTACTACGAATTGGCAGTTATTCCTATGTACCTGTTAATTGGCATCTGGGGCACCGGGCCTCGCGAGTATTCAGCTATGAAACTCACGTTGATGCTGATGGGCGGATCTGCATTCATTCTTGTAGGGATATTAGGGATATATTTCAATTCGGCTCCCGGAGGTGGTCCTCTTACATTTAACCTGCTCGACATTTCAAAAATCACCATACCCATCGAAGCGCAACGATTTTTCTTTCCTATAACCTTTGTAGGTTTTGGGGTACTTGGAGCACTTTTCCCTTTTCACACATGGTCGCCCGATGGTCATGCCTCTGCCCCAACTGCCGTTTCCATGCTTCATGCCGGAGTATTGATGAAGTTGGGAGGTTACGGTGCATTTCGTGTAGCAATGTTCTTGATGCCAGAAGCCGCTCAGGAAATGGGATGGATATTCATTATTCTAACTTCTATAAGTGTAGTTTACGGTGCTTTTGGAGCTGTTGTTCAAAAAGACCTTAAATACATCAACGCATATTCTTCGGTAAGCCATTGCGGGTTGGTACTCTTTGCCATTTTAATGATGAACCAAACCGCCATGAACGGAGCTATCATCCAGATGATTTCCCATGGTATCATGACAGCCCTTTTCTTTGCCCTTATCGGGATGATTTACGGAAGAACCCACACCCGAATGATCAACGAGATGGGTGGCTTAATGAAAGTTATGCCTTTTTTATCCGTTGCTTATGTGATAGCAGGGTTAGCCTCACTGGGCTTACCGGGATTTAGCGGTTTCGTTGCCGAAATGACCATTTTTGTAGGAGCATTCCAGCATACGGATACTTTTCATAGGGTAGTAACCATCCTCGCTTGTTCTTCTATTGTTATAACAGCGGTTTATATTCTAAGGGTAGTTGGGACATTGCTTTTAGGTCCGATACGAAACGACGAGTTTAATCATCTTACCGATGCCCGCTGGCACGAAAAATTAACGGTAACCGTACTTATAGTTTCAATTACAGGAATTGGATTGGCACCTCTATGGTTGTCAGAAATGATTAACAATGGATTACATCCTATTGTTACTAAAATTGGTATGGCAGGTTTGCAATTATTAGGACTGAATTTTTAA